From one Humulus lupulus chromosome 8, drHumLupu1.1, whole genome shotgun sequence genomic stretch:
- the LOC133794262 gene encoding sulfite exporter TauE/SafE family protein 5-like, translating into MKSKWLIILLLIFTTFDDSYAKESKPISDILSISHFFNQTHQWSMTQQPESHDTQLKFSAPVVLAGVLCFIAASISSAGGVGGGGLFIPILTITAGLDLKTASSFSAFMVTGASIANVILHLASTIPRLGGKTLIDFDIALLSQPSILLGVSIGVICNLMFPEWLITILFAIFLAWSTSKTCRNGVVCWTLETVVMERQGSCGDLENGSTKDVIEGREETKSVREPLLGSERNCEHGLPWMKLGVLILVWCSFCFLYLLRGNRYGEGITPIEPCGVGYWTVSSFQVPLAVVYTAWIIWKRKSSQHQNLNQKDIKDSLTQVEQSKKFLFPLMALLAGMLGGVFGIGGGMLISPLLIQVGIAPEVTAATCSFMVFFSSSMSAFQYLMLGMEHTDVALIFSCVCFVASLLGLVVVQKAIQQYGRASLIVFSVGIVMTLSTVLMTTFGALDVWRSYTSGEYMGFKPPC; encoded by the exons ATGAAGAGTAAATGGCTCATCATTCTCCTCCTTATTTTCACCACCTTCGATGATTCCTATGCAAAAGAATCAAAACCCATCTCAGATATCCTTAGCATTAGCCACTTCTTTAACCAAACTCATCAATGGAGCATGACTCAGCAACCAGAATCCCATGACACCCAACTCAAATTTTCAGCTCCTGTTGTTCTTGCTGGAGTCCTGTGTTTCATAGCTGCCTCTATATCCAGCGCCGGTGGAGTTGGTGGTGGGGGTCTTTTCATACCAATCTTAACTATAACTGCAGGCTTGGACCTCAAAACAGCCTCGAGCTTCTCAGCTTTCATGGTCACTGGAGCCTCGATTGCAAATGTTATATTGCACTTGGCTTCAACTATTCCCAGGCTTGGTGGGAAGACATTGATCGACTTTGATATAGCACTTTTGTCACAACCTTCTATTTTACTTGGAGTTAGTATTGGGGTCATTTGTAACCTTATGTTCCCAGAGTGGCTCATTACTATTCTGTTCGCCATTTTTCTTGCTTGGTCCACCTCGAAGACCTGCAGAAATGGGGTTGTGTGTTGGACACTGGAAACGGTAGTGATGGAGAGACAAGGGTCGTgtggagatttggaaaatggttCCACCAAAGATGTTATCGAAGGACGAGAAGAGACCAAAAGTGTTAGAGAACCCCTTTTGGGTTCAGAAAGAAATTGTGAACATGGACTTCCATGGATGAAACTGGGGGTGTTGATCTTAGTATGGTGTTCCTTCTGTTTTCTCTATCTTCTTCGTGGCAATCGTTATGGAGAG GGAATCACACCCATAGAACCTTGCGGAGTTGGTTACTGGACAGTGTCTTCGTTCCAAGTTCCACTAGCCGTGGTTTACACTGCCTGGATTATATGGAAGAGAAAGAGCTCTCAACATCAAAACTTGAATCAGAAG GACATCAAAGACAGCCTGACTCAAGTTGAGCAGTCAAAAAAATTCCTTTTCCCATTGATGGCACTATTAGCAGGGATGTTGGGTGGTGTCTTTGGGATTGGAGGTGGAATGCTAATAAGTCCCCTTCTTATACAAGTCGGAATAGCACCCGAG GTAACAGCAGCAACCTGTTCTTTCATGGTTTTCTTCTCATCTTCCATGTCAGCCTTTCAGTATTTGATGTTGGGCATGGAACACACAGACGTTGCTCTTATCTTCTCCTGCGTCTGTTTTGTTGCGTCGCTCCTCGGGTTGGTAGTGGTTCAGAAGGCTATTCAACAGTATGGAAGAGCATCTCTCATTGTTTTCTCAGTTGGTATTGTAATGACTCTGAGTACGGTTTTGATGACAACTTTCGGGGCTCTTGATGTTTGGAGAAGCTATACCTCTGGGGAGTACATGGGCTTCAAACCACCCTGCTAG
- the LOC133794264 gene encoding transcription factor ILR3-like — MSSAGNPNWVFDYSLIEDLPNLEPAGFTWPSPSFTTPTDLSVDFDDSFANDEGLKETGSRKRVRPGSSSTTGSKACKEKMRRDKLNDRFLELGSILDPGRPPKMDKGVILGDAVRMVNQLRMESQKLKQSNESLQDKINELKAEKNELRDEKQRLKAEKDILDKQVKAMTAQPSFMHPPAMPPPFASPGQVVGGKLVPFVGYPGLSMWQFMPPAAVDTSQDHVLRPPVA, encoded by the exons ATGAGTTCCGCGGGAAATCCCAACTGGGTTTTTGATTACAGCTTGATAGAAGACCTTCCGAACCTTGAACCAGCTGGCTTCACTTGGCCTTCTCCCTCTTTTACAACTCCCACTGATCTCAG TGTGGACTTTGATGACTCATTTGCCAACGATGAGGGGCTCAAGGAAACTGGCTCCCGAAAGCG GGTGAGACCTGGATCAAGCAGTACCACCGGTTCAAAGGCATGTAAAGAGAAAATGAGGAGGGATAAGCTCAATGACAG GTTCCTTGAACTGGGTTCTATTTTGGATCCTGGAAGGCCTCCCAAAATGGACAAGGGTGTTATATTGGGTGATGCTGTTCGAATGGTTAATCAATTACGAATGGAATCCCAGAAGCTAAAGCAGTCAAATGAGAGTTTGCAGGACAAGATAAATGAACTTAAG GCTGAGAAGAACGAACTTCGGGATGAGAAACAGAGGCTAAAGGCAGAGAAAGATATCCTCGATAAACAAGTGAAGGCCATGACTGCACAACCAAGTTtcatgcatcctcctgcaatgcCGCCTCCATTTGCCAGCCCCGGCCAAGTTGTTGGTGGCAAACTGGTGCCTTTCGTTGGTTACCCTGGACTTTCCATGTGGCAATTCATGCCGCCAGCTGCAGTCGATACCTCACAAGATCATGTACTTCGTCCTCCAGTTGCATAA